Within the Salvia hispanica cultivar TCC Black 2014 chromosome 4, UniMelb_Shisp_WGS_1.0, whole genome shotgun sequence genome, the region ATAATTGTTCCAATATTCTATTGATATACGCGTAGATattaaatgtagtatattcaTTTGTAGAATTAATCGATTAAACGATGAAAACAAATATCGCAACAAGTATCCAACCACTGTGTTTAATTGCTCAATTAACACGATTATTGTTTTCAAATACTACATTATCACATGTATGTAGATTAGGCGCGCATGTGTGCACGCGCTCATTTTTCCATACATTAATACataaaacatatatacatataacctagagatttaattttgatcaaGCAACGATCTTGAGCCCAAATTGTTTCTGAGCAAACAATTGAAGCATGGGAATTTGGGAGTCGTCGATGAATCCTTTGGATTTCGTGTCGACGGACTTGAAAATGCGGGCGGCCTTGGCCGTGCTGAACAAGCCCCCAGTGGCGCGGATGGCCTCCCGGAGCTCCTCCATGCTTATCTGCCCGTCTCCGTCGTCGTCGAATTTCTTCAACCATCTCTTGAACTCGTCCATGGTCACTTCAACCTTTCCTTCCTTGCTGCGGGGAGTACTTGTTTTGAATGCCATCTTCTTCCTTTCTATATCTACTATTGTATGTGTGTATGTTTGTGTGTGATGACCTTTGTTCATCATCTGCCCACAATTTATAGAGGAAATTATTTCGTGGTACgtaaaattagatttttgaatgtaattagtggagtagtaattaatattcgTGTTTGTGATTTGGGTGGAACGTGTTACATGTTACCCAACTTTCTCGTGGAATCAGATTCTATTATGCATTGTGTGACTTCTAATCATTTTCCTAAAATTGAATCAGAATCaaataaagcaataaaaaatgtttatgtGCCAAATCGAGATACTAAAGTAAGTTAACTAACTCAGTGATTATGTATCTTTCATGCATtattttggattaattaaataaagtgcATTGTATACGAATATGCTCTTTGATGTCTTGTCAAGAGATACATAACAagatattgtgtgtgtgtgtgtgttataGTCGTGTCTCACGTTCGCATGCACGTGAGCTTCAATATTCTTCAAGAGTTTATCGCAATgttaattattcaatattgTAGAAATCAAATTGCATAAGCCAAATTATTCCTCAAGCTGTATATGTTCATATGAGATTATAAACGTTTATTGCGATAAGGATTTCTGCCCAAAACCAATTAATCATTTATGCTTATATATTGACagttattatttcttaattattactgtattatatttattattattattattattattattattattattattattttgtgaaagtTTTTCctgttttgtttaatttgcagTGATCATATTTCTACTTTTGCATAATAACGAAGAACAAAGTAAAATGTATCTGGTCAAATAAGTTTTAGCAGActgatttcaaaattataattcactCCATCTAGAAAAAAgtctcaatttttaatttttatctattcatatatcaaaatttatttcatttctgtTTATAGAAACTTTTTCAcaatttcttctcttcatctctatttttttagtcTAAATTAGATCTAATAGTACCCCAAaagtaatttcatttttttatttttgaataaaatatatctatctttagatttacactaaaataaatacaaatcgttttttcaaattttatgagtaaaaaagtataaatatgACCACTGCCACTTTTATCACTTTTGGGATTACAATTACtcccaaattaattaaatatatttccGTGTGAAATTTTGTACGATATACCAGCTAATTTAGAATACTAATTTATTCATCTAAAACTAAACAGGCagatatttccattttgatgcgtccaaaaaaaatgtatctatttcaatttttggtaatatgaatcactttttttcctctcttctaTTTGTCCACCTtcaactaataatattttaatatttttttctttttagcatTTTATCAGTTTTACATTTAAACTCATGCTCATAAGGTTATCTGCATTGAACAGAAATAGTAcgtatatactccatatactcccctctattttctaaaattagaaactctttcattttttgttcattttctaaaaataaaaaaattccattttagaaaatggacCATACAATCCACTGACAttaatttcactatttattttcttttcatatctcttattttactcatttttttctttctctctcttactaataggaggggagtagtatttattttaaaaaatatgttgagtGAAACTTTTCCAAtagtagaatttttttaatttattttgcgTTCATCAACCCAATTGGTAAATACTGTACACAACAAAAGATgacaaaagtaatatttacaCATGACATAGTATATATCTTTTCCAATCACCAAAGAGCTTGCTATATGTACTTAACACATAGATTCATGCATATTGCTGATCAGAACTTAGCTGcatatatacacatacattacatacacacacacagacTTACTATTTCCGGTAACCAAAAAAAAGACGGCGAAAAAAGGAACACTAATTAAGTAGTTATTCTTACACCTAGATAATGTTGTGCAAAATCGACGAGATTATTAATCTCGTAATCGTCGATGGCGCCGTTGAGGTTCTTGTCGGCCATCTTGACACCGCGCTTCGCCTTCCGGGTGCAGAACCACCATCCCCCAGCGGCGCGGATCGCCTGCCGGAGCTCCTCCACGCTTATCCGGCCGTCTCTGTCGGCGTCGAACTTCTTCAGCCATCGTTTGAACTCTTCCACCGTGATCTCGTTTCCTTGATTGCCTGCACGATTTGCTATCGCCATGCGTGTTTATTGTGTGTGTTTATTGCTTTCTTTGTTGGTGTAGGGAAGGAAATGCTGGTATGGCCTTCTTTTTATAGGGTTTATTTGAGTTGATAAGGATTAGATATTGTAGTTTTGGGGAATGAGAATCATAACAAGTAGAGGTGGCATGTGATAACATgtttaacttaattaattagctcTTTAGGTATATGCGACTTATCTTCCCATTCCTAGAGGCCAATTTTTAggggtattttagtaattgCGCATTGTTTatcctaaaattttaatcttgAGGGTATTTTGCTACTTGCACATGTaagtgtttgtgtttgtgtttgtgtttgtgggttttttttaatattgaaaataaaatgctcAAAGGCCATAGAGTGACTAAGTAAgaaagttactccctccgtcccaataaatatgaaacatttggtttccggcaTAAGgatttatgtagtgttgttttgtgagttaatgaagagagagtaaagtaagagagagagaaaagtagagagagtgatgcttccattttaggaaacatttcatttttagtgggacaacctaaaaaggaaaacgttgcatttctaatgggacagagggagtacataaaatAGTCAAAACCTAAAACAATCGATAGAAATATATGGTTTTATCCTCCCTTAAACCCTTCAAGGCAAAACTTGGAGGGGTTAAACTTTTTTCAATTCTGTTGGACCACTGGCCCAAATTTTAAGTCTAGATATACTGGTGagtcaatcatttttttcagtttcaGTCCAGATATACTGCCGAGTTAGTTAAATTTAGTCTATAGTCGGCGACCTGCTCCGATATCATGATAGATATCCATGTATTTCGTCCTAAAGCCAATTGTGATATGAGGAGAGGTCCATGAGACTTAAATAGTGATTTCAGTTCTCTATGAACACTGATgtgaaataattatatttgtatgtttagttttatttatcaaCAACAACCAGAAAGCAAATCACAAGAACTAAAAGTCCCGCAACATGAAATTAAGGTACAAGATGGCCACAACTCAACAACAAAGAAGTGAAGAACTAACAAACCAACGAAACAAGCAACCTTAtctagaaaattaaaaaaacaactagCAAAGAAACAAATTGTACATATCTGAGATGTTGAATACGACCTGAAAACTCTTAAAGAAATAGTAAACGACCTTTCTTTCATATAAAGATTTGTAATAATTTTACCATATATAACCCCATGAAATGGTAAGAAGGAATCCGGCATCGTGGACGACACAGAGAATCCAAATCAACCATCTTTTTAAAAGTGTTAAATTTATAGATCTTTAATTCGTATCAGATTCAGTCTTGAAAACGATTTTGATacaatcattaatttttaccCGAAACAATTAATGGTCCGGCAGTTGGAATCCTTTCAACGAATTgcttaatagtagtaataaaaagaaCAAGCATTTTTTCAACACAACATGCTTTCAGATTGTTGGGTCTCGGTGGCGCACACCCGAACTCCACATTAATATGATATTGTCCATTTTGGGCAAAGTCCTCACGGTTTTGCTCTTGGGGTactccccaaaaggcctcatactaaTGAAGTAGGGGTAGCCCATTTATACACTTGCAagtcttgttcattctccgatgtgggatatggTTTGCTCCCTTACACGGAtattttcaagtttcaacCAACAATGATATGATAGTGGCATGCTTTTATCgttgaaaaaaaagagaagaaactCGCATACAAAGaagttatattatttattgttattacaTTGTCGCCAGGTATATATATCCATGCTTTAATTATCGTGGAAAAGAAAgctattttcataattatttattaaaataatttccgACCAAAATACGGGTTTTTTTATAGAATCATTTGTAGTCAGGAGAGTAGAATTTTATTTGCACAAATCGATTACTATGTTTTGAAACATAATAgaacaaattatttatattatcatgCAATCCGAATCCGATCAAGAGTATTCCATCTATGAATCAGATTCTGTGTGAAAAGATGagatatattgatattaatagaAGCTCCATCCCAATCTCAtgcaaaatagaaaaaaggtaACAAAGTAACAaaggagtagtaatttaacatagcctaagagcatccacaatgccGGCTAGCCAActggctagccgattcgtgtcgctagccggtcggctagccgaaccattgcagcCGGCCAGCCCGAAATCGGCAAaaaaatcggcgtgggctagccgatcgccTGGCGCTGGCcaccattgtggcgtgccgatcggccagcgccctttttcgtttttttttttttgttttttttttaaaacctatataaacgcgattttagtttcattttcatttgcaccacttgttctAACGAGTTTtatctctctctaaatttctgtacaagagcatcatcgagcgatgaatcacaacaacgagtccgaGTCCGAGGCGGCACAGTGGATCTCGAACTTCACTCGGTACACCGTTGGATGCGGATGGGGCCGATGGGCCCGGGGTTTAACGTCCCTTGGAATCAgcgatggggatgatggccggAGCGCAGGGGGTGGGAACCGGGGGGGGATGTCGTGGGGTATGCCGGGCGGCGGACAGGGCAACGGCGGGGAGGGGTATGCCCCCGATGCAGCAGCAGATGATGCatcagatgatggggatgatgccTCTTTGGCAGGGAGGgatgcatcccgggatgcagggGTCACCGGAGGGGGGGGGGACACGGTCTATGGTCCCTCTCTGGATTTTTttacggcttcgtctcacacgtcgacctaGGTCGAGACGCAGTTCACAGGCAAtgaccttttgtcattgcatgacaTGGGGATCAATCTTGGGGATCCGGACACTCCCGTTCCAGCGGGGCGGGCCGCGGCGAAGAAGACGAAGGGGAAGGCCAAGGCGGTCGGCGGAAGTCGTCGCAGCCCGCTGTTGATGACACCCCCGcccggag harbors:
- the LOC125220834 gene encoding glycine-rich cell wall structural protein 1.0-like, whose product is MNHNNESESEAAQWISNFTRYTVGCGWGRWARGLTSLGISDGDDGRSAGGGNRGGMSWGMPGGGQGNGGEGYAPDAAADDASDDGDDASLAGRDASRDAGVTGGGGDTVYGPSLDFFTASSHTST
- the LOC125224054 gene encoding uncharacterized protein LOC125224054 — translated: MAIANRAGNQGNEITVEEFKRWLKKFDADRDGRISVEELRQAIRAAGGWWFCTRKAKRGVKMADKNLNGAIDDYEINNLVDFAQHYLGVRITT